The Argentina anserina chromosome 5, drPotAnse1.1, whole genome shotgun sequence genome includes the window TCGGTCAAGCTAAGAGTATGATAGATCACTTAATTTTGTGCTTCTAACAACAGGATGATTAGCAGAAGTTGTAAACATTAACCAAAGGGACGTGCAAGGAATAAGCAGTGTTCAAAGATATCAGATCACAAGCACTTTGTTCATAAAGTTTAATATCTAACGATTGCAGTCTCAAAATTTAAAGAATAGTAACGTCTAACCAATCAATAGAAGTTAGATGTGTTGGTCCTGAAACATAAAACAGATGTCTATCGGAAACCATTTGACACCAACGTTTCTCTGTAATCTTGCTCTCGATATATCCTCGCAACCTTTTCTCTGCAACAATCAAACATTAAGAAGAGAAAGTACAGAACTTGCAGAAAGAAGCTAATCACTTGTATTCATCCAAACACACCTTTTCCAGAACTATTAAGTACCCCGTGAAAATAGCACAAAGTATTGCTCAGCATCATCATAATACAAGCTGTTAAACTTTgactattatttatttatttattttatttcgcTTAAACTGACACGCTTTGTGCACCATAAAGAAGCAACACGCCCTGTCGACTCTGTTCATCCACAAATATCACCTTAATGTCCTTGGTGTTGTTTTTTCCTctcatcttttctttcttaatcACATCTCAATCCATTCgcaaaaaaatcaaatgatgGCTTTAGAAACAAGGCTACACGCTATGCGTAATGCCAACTAGCGCAACATTAATAGAATATGATTTGCCCTCGAGTGTAAGAAACAACCAGTACAGTACCTTACTGCTACAAATCGGAGAATACTTTACAAGTCCTACCATTCACACAATCTCAGGTTTCGATGGTGTTCATGAATGAGCCTGAAAACTGATTCACTGATTGAAACTACtaatgagaagaagaagaaaatggagACAGCCTTGACATAAGTACATGACACACTAGTTATCCAAGAAGATACGCTTGAGACTATTTGTACCTATGGACTTCACACTTCAACTGCATACCGTCTGCCCACCATTGGTGAATTCCATGAGCTTCTTTGAGATCCCGTGCAGGGGTTAAATTAACAGTCAGGTTGGCAGAAGGAATGAGGTGCAATGCTGGCTCAGAATCTGAGGCTTTTCCCACTGCATGCATTAACAGACCTCCGAGTGAATTCTGGGTAGCTAACCTCTCAATGGCTCCAGCTCCGATCTGCTCCATCCTCTTCCTATGCTCAAAATAGCCAATATATTCCGAGCAGATGTCATCGCGTGGATTGACAAACAGACTAGGGAACCATGAAGACAGAACCATGAATGGGTCTTCAACTGACCGACTTCCCTGATGTTGCTGTTGTTTAGCCTTCATGGCAAAAGACAGTCCTGCAGTAATTACGCTGCCTGCAAATCGAATCCCATGTTTAACATTCTTATTATTGATCCTCTCTATTGGGGCAGAAACAAATGGTGGATTAAAGAGAAACGACTTGAGAAAAACGCCATTTCTGGCCATAGTTTTCCCAGCAAGCATTGCCATGGATGACCCTAAGGAATGGCCAGCTAACCAGACATTTGAATCCCCTACTGCAGCAACCGTATTTCTGACAGCTTGTATAGCAATCTCAAAACGTGATGTTCGGTGAAGTCCATTGCGGATGACCTCAACATCCAACTCAAGATCTCGTGAGACAGAGTCGGACTTGGTTAAGGTGCCTCGGAAGGCAATGACATAACAAGGTCTTCCCTCAAGTGAGTGGTGACGTAAAGAAGGAGGAGGCTTGAATTCATAAACGGCGCCAAAGATGGAAAAACCAACATCATCCACCAATTTACGGAGCAACTTAAAGTGGAAGAACTCCCACCAAGGAGGAGCAAGGGCATCAGAACCTTCACGTTTCTCTTGGCAGTCACGTTCAACAATGTAGACACCCTGAACCAAACTAGCAGCAACAGACCTTTGATGATGAGGGTTCTCCCTGCATTGAATGGCACAAAATTTTAATTCTTATCCAGAAAAGTAGCCACTGTATCATCCCTAAGGACACTGCTGAAAAcgaatgaaagaaaaacaaagatgaTACTTTAAGCAACAAATTTGTACTGCACAGGCAAGTATCTGAACTACTTGTACATCTTTCTACATATTATAATGATCATAATGAAAAATACAATAAAGGTGGACTGACGTCCACAACAGGCAGAAACAGACAACAAAAACCAGAAAACTACTCTACATGCAAACAGATAGCTGCAGATAAAGGATGCCTTCCTGTGAAGCAACATATAAAAAAGGCTGTAATCAGTAAAAGCTAATGAAAAAAGCCCATATATAGACTACTTGTACAAAAAATAATTCACATGTTCATCTGTCATTTTAATTTGATAGATGAAATGAATAGCAAAATGTCAGGTTAACTTGTATAAGTAGCCAATTAGGCATGTCAACAATATAGCCAGAAGTATAATCCTTGTTCTAAAATTGTGAGACTATGATCGACAATAAATATGTGATATCAAACATGTACTCCCACCTGTTGATTAAATCTATGAGACTCTATTTGATAACAAACATATAACTCAACATCCACGGTCCACCTAACAGAATCCATTTTTATGGTTAAGTTACCAGCTTAAGATACGCATTCAGTCATTAGTTCAGTGATCAGCAACTATAGGTCTTAACTCACAAGCCCTTCACAAAAAACTCAAGATTCCAACTTAAAAAGAACTCACAAAGAACCAGAAAAAGAGTTTCTATGAAAGCTAAACGTCTCACCAGTCAATGCAAGTAAGGTGTAATGGCCCTGAAAGTTCAAAACATTCCCTCTCGGAAGCCATTTACAACCAATGCTACTCTCCCTGTTTCCTCTTACTATCCTCCAAAGCTGATCTGCATTCCACAGGTCGGGGGAGTGTTCAGACATATAAAAATA containing:
- the LOC126794410 gene encoding GDSL esterase/lipase At4g10955-like, yielding MASERECFELSGPLHLTCIDWENPHHQRSVAASLVQGVYIVERDCQEKREGSDALAPPWWEFFHFKLLRKLVDDVGFSIFGAVYEFKPPPSLRHHSLEGRPCYVIAFRGTLTKSDSVSRDLELDVEVIRNGLHRTSRFEIAIQAVRNTVAAVGDSNVWLAGHSLGSSMAMLAGKTMARNGVFLKSFLFNPPFVSAPIERINNKNVKHGIRFAGSVITAGLSFAMKAKQQQHQGSRSVEDPFMVLSSWFPSLFVNPRDDICSEYIGYFEHRKRMEQIGAGAIERLATQNSLGGLLMHAVGKASDSEPALHLIPSANLTVNLTPARDLKEAHGIHQWWADGMQLKCEVHRYK